One window from the genome of Nicotiana tomentosiformis chromosome 5, ASM39032v3, whole genome shotgun sequence encodes:
- the LOC138892577 gene encoding uncharacterized protein produces the protein MAQPTNSTAGSSMSMHPSGCESQSSAGRGRGRGRGSSSCSNQNRIYALAGRQEQQSSPSVITGKFSIVPEILSDPFVVYTPVGEPIIARRVYRGCTVTVCSRRTSTDLVELEMMDFDAIRGMDWLVACYVIVDCQAKAARFHFLGEPILEWVGNTATPRGRFISYLNARKMIAKGCIYHIVQKDADTEIPTLQSIPVVKEYADVFPDELPGIPPE, from the exons atggcacaaccaacaAATTCAACagcaggatcatctatgtccatgCATCCTTCAGGgtgtgagtctcagtcttcggctggtagaggtcgaggcagaggtagaggttctagTTCATGTAGTAATCAGaatcgtatctatgctttagcaggTCGACAGGAGCAGCAGTCTTCACCAAGCGTtattacag GGAAGTTtagtatagtgcctgaaatactaagtgatccttttgttgtatatacaccggtcggagaaccgattattgctagacgggtttaccgaggttgtacggtgacagtttgtagtcgtcGGACCTCaactgacctagttgagctagagatgatggattttgatgctatcaggggcatggactggttggtagCTTGCTATGTCATAGTTGATTGCcaagcaaaggcagccagatttcattttctaGGTGAGCCcatccttgaatgggtaggtaatacagcaacacccagaggtaggtttatttcttatctgaatgcgaggaaaatgatcgcaaaagggtgcatttatcatattgtgcaaaAGGATGCAGAtactgagatacctacacttcagtctattccagtagtcaaagagtacgcagatgtgtttccagatgagcttccaggtattcctccagagtga